CTCCAGGGCAGCGCTGATCTGGATTGTAAAGACTCttacacgggggctggagcgacagcgccgtggggagggcactggcagTGGATCCCAGCTTGATCCTGGGCACTGGAGAGGACCCCTCACGCCCTACCAGgcgtgacccttgagcacagaggcaggagtccaCCATGCATCTGCTGGGCGTGCTTCGCCCCCTACAAAGGTTCTGAACAGTCCGAGTCCATTGAAACCTCTGAAGCCAATGCCCAGTGTCGGGGACCCGGGCGTCCAGGAGCGCGTGGCCCTGTGGCTCAGACGCCAGGCTGCCAGGGCTCCGTTTAGCGTCTCTGCCCTGTTCCAATCAGACAGTGGTGGCTGGAGAGACGGAGATGCAGAGAAGGGACTTGCCAGGCATGTCACTAAGCCCAATGccacccccggcatcccctagggtcccccgagcctcgccaggagtgaccttcgagcacagaaccaggagtcagccccaagcactgctaggtggggccccccaagcaaacaaacacaaaaccagaaataaaaaaacagatgGTTGAGGACCCCTGGTTCTCTTAGAATGAGCGGCTTCTCATTCTAAGAGCCGAGCTCAGGATTCCCAGGTGGTCTCCGCTTCCCATCTCCAGCTCCTGCCTCCTctctgccgctgctgctgccctTGCCCTTGaccctccagccctccagccccccagggctgTCCCCCCCACTCACGGCTTGCGGCAGTGTGCTGCGGTGAGCAGCCATTGGTCGCTGATGAGCGTGGCCCCGCAGAAGAGGCGGGTGAGGGAGAAGAGGCCAGCGCACCAAGGCTGGGAGTTGGGGCGACATTCCTCGGCCCCGATGGCACGGGTGTCTGCCCCGCTGTGCCCTGCAGGACAGATGGATCAGTCGCCAGCAAGGTCAgagggcagggtgtggtggggaggggctcgGGCCCAGGCGGAGGGACCccggggggtctggggaggggcggagggccAAGGCCTCACCTGTCAGGAGGGAAAGCAGAGCGCAGACCAATCCCAGCCTCATGGCCTCGGGGATGCGGAGCCTCCCGCCTGGCTGGTCCCCAGCTTCTTTATGGTAAAGCCCAGGCCatgttcttcctcctccctggggCCGCCCCGTGATTAATCTCGGTTGGGAAatgtcctggggggagggggaaagcccCAGAGCCCTGACTGGGCCCCCCACCAGGAcggggggggaggggtaggagTACCCCaggaggcagagcagggaggcTGAGTCAGGGTggtcctgggggggaggggagagggggcctCCCTCCGAGGACGGCAGGATGTGCATCTGCGCGCaggaggatgaggagaggagaaggacgCCAAGGCGCTGTCTATGTCTGATGGATGGTGAACCCGGGCCCAGGTCAGGGGCAGCGGGAGGATGCCCCAAAGCAGGTCATTCGGGGTGGACGGGagagccaggcatgtgggcagctgggggcgaggtggggtgagagagagaaagggagggaaagaaagaaagcaaacaaggAGCAGTGTTGGGAAACACAGAAGGGTCCGGGGCAGAGAGAAGGGCCgagtgggaggcagggagggaggaggaagcaaaCAGAGACGGGCTTGCCCTGTCTGCAGTCCCCACGCCTCACACCCCATCACCCGGGCCGATGCCAACCTGCCCCCATCAGAAACCGTTCCTTAAGAGCACATATGGGGGGTTGGAGCCGTGGGCCAGGaggagggtgctcgccttgcatgtaaccaacccagattcaatcccagggccccccaaacaccaccgggagtaatccctgagcatcactgggtgtggctttaaaagaaaaagggggggggaagaccCTACGGCAGGAGGgaactctctccagctcctccccatctctccatcaTCCCTTCTCGCCGTTCGGACAGACTTCCTGCAGGGTACGCTGTGCAGACTCATCTGTGGATGCCCTCAGCAGGTCACCCAGGCAGGGCTCGACCCATAGGACGGAGATAGTAATTGAGTGAGTAAATGTCTTTCTCCATATCCTTCTGTTCCTGGTGAACTTCTGTGCAACCTTTAAGAGTGAACCTAAATGccccctccaggaagccttctctGATTTCCTCAGACAGaatttatcttttgtttcctCTGGGAACTCACATTTTGGTACACATTCTGTTCCCACTCAGGTTGGCTCTGGGTTCCCCTTGAATGTGACCTcactattatgtatatatatatatatatatatatatatatatatatatatattgtgtgtgtgtgtgtgtgtgtgtttggtgtgtgcgGGAGCCCGTGGAGGTgactctctgctctgtgctcagaggtcaccagaaggcggtgctcagggcaccaaatgccgtgctaaggattgaacttcCCTCGGCTGCACACAAGACAAAAAAGCTTTCAGCCCTGGGCTGCTTCTCTGGGCCGGGTGCAGTGGTTCAGGGTCTGTCTCTGACCTGGCTGGCCCAGACCCGAATGTCCAGGCTAATCATGATGAAGTGCTAGAGCTGTGAGCAAGTCCCTGGCCCTCTCTGGCTGTCCCGTCTATGCAGCCCCTGGAGCTTAGGGACCTCCAGGAACCGACACATCTGGACCCCACAGGCTGCCTGGTGCGTGGTGAGCACCATTTCCGGTCTGCTGGGAGCCCGCGCTGCCTCCGTGTCCGCACGAAGCCCCCTGACAgcgctgtttgtttgtttgtttgtttgtttgttttgaggggcggggcacacctgtgatgctcagggcttagtcctggctctgtgctcaggaatcattcctggccatgctcgggcgaccctctggggtgccgtgGCTCAAACCCAGCTGCcggcgtgccaggcaaatgccctccctcccgTCCTCTCTCTCCGGCCCATGCGCAGGTCTCACAGCCACTCCAGACCTGGGAGCTGAGCCCCGACTCAGGCTCCGGGCTCCAGGCTCACGCATGCGTTTCCGGGCTCTCTGCTGGGGCCGTGCGGCTGCACCTTGCACTCAGGCAGGTCGCCCCCCTCACCCTCTCCATATGCGAACGCCCTGCTCCCCAGAGAGGGAGCTGCGGAAGGAGGCATTCCGGCCACTCACTCTGGGCCACACGGTAAAGGTCAGATGCGGTTCCTTCCCGACCCCCTGAGCTCCCAGTCACCCCCTGAAGCCCCTTGAAAGGGTTCTCTCGCCGACAAACCTTCCCTGATGGCTCCAGAAGTCTTCGGACCCTGCCAGGCGTCCTCCCCTACCTATGTGTGTTACCCAGTAGGGCACCCGTACTGCACTAGACTCTGCCTGGCAGCCCAGTGGGTAACTCAGAGACCCTGAACAGAGGGCCTGGGTGCAGAGAGGGAGGGGCTTGAACACACTAACACCTCATTTCAGCTGTAACTGctgccaaaatttttttttctttaaacataagGCCAAACATGAGTGGAACGGATGGGGAGAGAAGAGAACTCTCCTTGAGCCAGAACCTTAAAATcctggaaggcttcctggagtaGGTGACCTTTGACTAGGCCCTTGAATGGCAAGAATGTaaggcttgccaggctcccagacCTGACCAGCAGCTTCCTGAGGGTAGGACCTGGTCTGATTCATCTCCAGGACCTGGTGTCAGGCACAGCTCAGGAAATGCCTGTGGCGCGTGACTGAAGGACCGGGTGAAATGGGCTTTGAAAATGAGCTGGGTTTCTGAGTTTCCACCTACTTGGCTGCTGATTCTCGCATGACAAACGTGACAATTTCCGGGTTGTATTTATGGGGTGGGGcgggcatgtgtgtgcgtgtcggGGGGATAGTCGCTGAGGGCCAAGGCTTAAACCAAGGGCACCTGTCCTGGGCGGATTCTGGGAGCAAGAACCAGCACTCGGTGCCAACAGGTTCTCGGCAGATGGGGGTGCACACCcctgcgcggggcgggggggggggcactggccaCTGGCCAGCCCCAGGGCAGGCAAAGAGCACGGCCCGGATGCACTGGGCTGTGTGAGGAGCCGACCTAAGCCTGATGCTTTTGTTCCAGGCGTTGCCCCCGAGCCCTGGTGGGCAtggcccccagcacagagccacacGCAGCAGCACCCCCAGCACTATGAAGAGCTCAGACAACTGTGCTCTTCCCCGAGGGCTCAgctgcccccttccctgcccttcccgAGAGCACTGCAGGCGGAGAAGCATCCCTCCtcaggactgaatctccaagCTCATCTGGGGGccggtgggggaggcagggatgtgactcagtggcccCAAATGCATGCCTTCCACGCATGCGCCCGGCTGCAGTCCCTGGCAGGGGTCCACAGGCCAGTACGTGGACTCAGAGCCCGTCGGGAGATGGGGGGGCTGCAGCGGGGACCCTgggcggggtgggcagggctgcGATTCCCGGCCCACCTGTAGTGGGGCTCTCAGCTCCAGGCGACTGACCCCTGACCCTCTGGAACTTAGCAAGTGGGCTCAGGTGGGCCTGGGGGCTGAGGCGGGTCCGAGAGTCCAGAGGGCAGCGCCAGGAGCAGCTGAGTCAGAACCTGCACGGGGTGccagacacagggacagagggaagagggTGGACACGGCTTCAGGGGAACGCTCAGAACCTGAGGGGTGGGTGATGTTATTTTCCATCtgacaggagggaggggaggcatgTGTAGGTGACCCCTGAGTGTTTCCTTCTGAACGAAGTCACACATTCTCACAGGACCTCACTATGTTTGTGGGTCATAGCAACAGGCAGAGGTCACCGCCCACTGAGGGGTGATTTCCGTGACAGTTGGCATgacagcacatacacacacacacacacacacacacacacacacgtcataGTATCACCTCACAGCACACCAATGAGGTAGGCACTTCATTGTCCCCACTTTCCAGGTGAGAAAACAGAAGCCCAGAgatggtgctcagcggacccaaggtcacacagcagatATGGAGAGTGGGATGGGGATAGGGGAAGTCGGGCTGGGTGACCGGTCATTTCTCTCAGGAAGCCGGCCGTGGCACCCTCTTCTCTGCTGTGCCGGGGGGGTCCCGGTGTGGGGGAGTGGGGCAGGGCAGCTCAGTGGGTACGGAGGATCTTCTCTATCCAGGGCACGTATTTGCAGATCTGCGTGTAGACAGCAGGGTGCTGGACGGAGCCGCAGGGGTACGAGCCCCATGAGAGGATGCCGTGCAGGGTCTCATCACACACCAGCGGGCCCCCCGAGTCACTCTGCGGGcgggaagaaggagagaggggtcCAGGCACTGTCACCTCCCACTGGACAGaggccaggcaggggctgggtgaCCCTGGGTGTGTTTGACAAATCGGGGTACGGGTACGATGATGGGGTGTTGGCTGGGGGCAGGAGTAGGGAGGGCCAGTCTGGGGGTCTAGGGaccctgggcaggggcaggggagggggacccaGCAAGGAGGTGATGGGGGCGGCGGGGACCAGCGTGCCCTCACCCCTACCTGGCAGGGGTCCTGaccctgctccagccctgcacacatCATGCCGCTGCTGAGCACGCCCGGGTAGAAGACATTGCAGTCCTGCGGGCTCAGGACCCGAACCCCGGCACAGTGCAGCCCCTTGTTATAGTTCACTGCCGGGGAAGAGCGGGTGGGTGAGGGCCCCAGGTCCGAGGAGCTGTGACCCACTCCCCGTCCCAGCCCCAgacccccagccctcctcctgtAGACACAGAAGTTTGGAACCCCAGCCTCCACCCTCAGACCTGGAAGTTTGGGGCCCctagcctcctccctcagaccaggAAGTTAGGGGCCCctagcctcctccctcagaccaggAAGTTTGGGGCCTCCAGCTTCCACCCTCAGACCCTCCTTCGCAGAGACACAGGCCTCTGGGTCCCAGCCTTGCCTCTTCGAGTGGCCGAGGTGCCCCAGCCGGCCACCTGGCACCAGTCTCCCGGCTGGGTGCAGCGGTAGGGCAGGCGCAGTGTCTGCACGCGGGGTCCCAGCACCGCGGGCCTGGCCAGCTTCAGCAGCATGAGATCATGCTCGTCTGTCCGCCTGGGCAGGATGGGGCCCGAgccctggcggtacttggggtgGGGAACGGATAGGGAGGTCCGGCGCAGCTGCTCGCCCTGGAGAAGCAGCAGGTGGTCGTCCCCGACGCGCGCCCACAGGGGCCTGGGCAGAGAAGTGCCCGTGAGCAGggctggctgggctgggcagggagcgCCAGacccggaggggcggggcctgcacacctgagtttcaggagcaggagcagtggggagggggtcgaGTGGGTGGGTGTCTGGGCGCTGCGCGTGGCAGGAACTGAGGACTAGAGGGGTCTGCACGAGAACCCCCTCCACTAGTCCCTCGGGGGTGCTCGAAAGGCGAGCATTTATTCTGACTTCTAAATTCCGACAGTACTAAGCAGAACCCAAGGAGAACCGGCATGAGGTGCTGGCTGGCACAGAGACGCATCAAAGAATCACACTGCCCTCTGGCGGCCAAAGCACAGCCCACCGCTCCTCCTACAGGAAGCCCTCCTGGACGTCCACAACCCCATGGCAACTGGGAGCGTTTTACCGATTCAAATgcctcttccctcccccgcccctcaggACCTGACCCCACAGCCCCTCCGTGGTGTTCCCCAAGGGTTCCTCCTACTTGCTGTTCCCGCAGTGAGCGGCCGTGAGCACCCAACTCTTGTCCACCAGGACGCCCGCACAGTGGAACGAGAGGCCGTTGAAGAGTGAGACCTGCCAGGGCTGCGAGCCGCGCGGGCACGGGACGCTGGAGGCCGCGAGGTCCCGGGCGGTGCCGTTTGCGAGGAGcagccccgcctctgtggctgcAGGAGAAGGAGCGATCAGAGCAGGGCGACTGCCCGGCCCGGGCGTTTTGAGCGACCCCCCGGAGGGTTAGCAGAAAGGAAGATGGGTGGGGGAACCCCGGGAGAGGACCCAGGGGAAAAATCAAGGGGCGCGGTCATTCTTCAGTGCAACGCCAGGAGCGAccccgagcatcgctgagtgtgaccccccccaactctcccccctagtaaaataaaataaaacgggGCTGATGTTCTGTGGGCCGGGATAGGAGCGAAGGGGCGGGATTACAGAGCTAGAcggcggccggggggcggggtCAGGAATAAGGGGCGGGGTTAACCGCGGCGGGTAACGGGGCGGGGATAAGACGCGAGGGGGTGGGATATAGAGCGAGAAGGCACTCAGGGGGCGGGGTGAGGAATGAGGGGCGGGGTTAAACGCGGTGGGCAATCAGGGGGCGGGGATTTGACGTCAGGGCCGGGGTTAGAACGCGGTTGGCGATTAGGGGCGGGGGGGAACAGGACTGAGGGGGCGGGGTTAGAACGCGGCTGGACACTAGTGGGCGGGGACAAGACTGGGGGCGGGGTTAGAACGCGGCTGGCGATTAGGGGGCGGGGATAGGACCGAGTGGGCGGGGATAGGTTGCAAAAGGGCGGGCTTAGTGAGCGGCTGGTAGTGGGGACCCTGCAGCTGGCGGCAGGGCGGCCTGGGTGCGGGGGCTTCCCGGCACTGCGACTGACTGCCCAAGAACGGGGCAACTGAACTCGCCGGCGTGGCTGCGTGGACACTGGGGTGGGCGCACGCCACGGGCCGCGGGGACAGTCGCGGGCCAGAAGTCGTGAAGCTGGTCCTGGGAGGGCGGCGTGAGAGTGGGCGGGGACGGGTGGGTGAGGTCAGGACCCCggtggggcgggcggcgggggcccgGCGGGTAGGGGCCTGGGTGGAGTGAGTGCCGGGCTGTGCGGGCCGCACGCCCCGCACCTGTCCGGCCGGCGCCTCCCGCCCGCTCCATCCGCGCCTCACCCCACGGTTGCGCCatcagcagcggcagcagcagcttCGCCAGGGCGGCGGGGAGGTGGCGCCGCGGCGGTCTCATGGGTGCAggctgctggggggtggggagtggtcaggGCAGCTGCAGGGTCCGAGACCCCCGCCGCCCGCAACCCGCCGCGCCGTGTCCAGACCTCCCGGGCGGAAGGACGGGCAGCGCGGCCCCGGCGGCCTCCATGGGCGCGAATTCCCAAGGGACGCCCCTCGCCGCgtccccccgccctccctgcgCCCCAGCCCAGCGCGCCggtgcggccagagcgcatccCTTTAAAGAAAACTGGCACGAACGGGTTCCCGCCAGAGGTCCCCGGGGGGCCGCTCCGGGTTCCACTCCAGCCTGGCCGAGGTGAGCGTGGCCTCACCTGGGAGAGTCCggcggtgggagggagggaggaggctgcgCGTGGCCTTCGGAGCCTCTGCACGGACCCCGGCCCGACCTTCCCTTTTAACCCCCGAGGAGCCCGGAAATTTCCCACCCTCCGCTGCGGActcaccccctcctctctctctcctctccctaatTATGCCGTGGGTGGGGCTGGCACCCAACCTGGGCCCAGATTCCTGCtctgggaggggccccaggacACAGCACTGCTCCCAGGGGCAGAAACGCCCTTTTTGGATCTGGCATCTGTGGGGGATTTCCCGCCGACCCGTGGCGGCTTCCAAGAAGACTCCCCAGGTGCAGGAGAGGGGGCGGGAGCCTTGGGGACAGTGTTAGAACCAGCCCGGGGAGAATAAATAAACAGAGAAGCATTCTGGGGGGGGTCTGCTTCCAAGGAGGGGGGAGCACAGAGCTGCCCAGAAACCAGCCAAAGAGGGAAACAGAGGCAGGCCTGGGAGAGGAAGGGCCGTCACCCCGCCCTGGCAGGCTGCTGCAGGCTCGGGGGAGGCACCGCAATGCTCTCTTTGTGCGACTCGGGCCTCCGGGTAGCACTCAGGGCTGTGAATCACACAGGGCATGCAGACATGCCACCGCGGCCAACTCCCTTCTTTCAGGACACCAATGGGAGGCTGAGAGCGGGCCCTGAGTGCCAGGAGGTCACACAGCATACCCACCTACCGACCCCAGGCCCCGGGTCCAGCCCTGGACTCTGGTATTCCTTGGCCAACAACTTCTCCTGCCAGGCAAGAAGAACCTTGGCAAAGATCCTGACTTCCGGTGCTGGCCGGATAGCGCCTGCCCTGCAGGTGATGGAAGCTGGTTCGAACAGGAACCCTGTTAACACCCAGGGTTGGGGTCTCTCTGAGCACCAGGAGGGGTAGCTCCCCTCCCCAAATGCTCAACTTccaccctgggtgggggggtcatgccaaggaaaagggagggaaatgGAGGCTATCTTGTCAGCACTATGTTGAGCTGTTGAACTTTCTGGAGCCCTGGAAGATGCTGTGTGAGCCACCTGCCAGGTGGGGTGACCATGTTTGATGTATGACTAGCATGAAGAAACATTTGGGGTAGTGGGGCCTTGAGTTGAAGCCGCCTCATGTGGCAAATAGCCCAGAACAGCCTTGTGGGGCTGGACAGAAAATAATGATGGACTGACCACCCCCCTTTGCTAGGTCTGAAGAAAAAGCCTCAGGGTTCCATTCCTGATACCACCGAGggtcccacccctccaccactgccATAGCAGCGGTgctctctgaacacagccaggagtcagccatagctgggtgtggccctagaacaaaacaaaccaaaaactgtGTAACGCACATCCTGGAGAGACAGCTgccaggttaaggcacttaccttgtatctgctgaccctgatttaatcctcggcaccccatagggtccctagaACACTGAGAGTGCgcacacccctcctcccccattgaattaaaaaaaaaagaacaactaagaacaaaacaaaaagcaaatgtaCAGGTTGACATGGTGTGCTCAACCTAGTTTTGCTTGGCCAGTTTTACCCCTGAGGAAACTGAGTCCCATGAGTGAGTTAAGACAGCTCCTTGCTGGCATCTGGGACCCGGGACCGtcaggaaggtgcttgctttgcacgcagcaaatgaggttcgattcctggcaccacgtatggtcccagGAGCCCTGCGAAgaatgatccctgcgtgcagaaccaaccctgagcaccgctggatgatGGACCCCAAAAAACCAAGAAGAAAGCACCTTGTCTCGGCTTCCCTTTTATTCAGGGACCGTGggaataaaactaaagaaatctGCTGTTCTGTGCCTCACTTTCT
This Sorex araneus isolate mSorAra2 chromosome 8, mSorAra2.pri, whole genome shotgun sequence DNA region includes the following protein-coding sequences:
- the KLK10 gene encoding kallikrein-10 encodes the protein MRPPRRHLPAALAKLLLPLLMAQPWATEAGLLLANGTARDLAASSVPCPRGSQPWQVSLFNGLSFHCAGVLVDKSWVLTAAHCGNSKPLWARVGDDHLLLLQGEQLRRTSLSVPHPKYRQGSGPILPRRTDEHDLMLLKLARPAVLGPRVQTLRLPYRCTQPGDWCQVAGWGTSATRRVNYNKGLHCAGVRVLSPQDCNVFYPGVLSSGMMCAGLEQGQDPCQSDSGGPLVCDETLHGILSWGSYPCGSVQHPAVYTQICKYVPWIEKILRTH